One window of Flavobacterium ammonificans genomic DNA carries:
- a CDS encoding plasmid mobilization protein: protein MYKGGRPNKEIKRTKEKRVLFTEDEFEQLNKMFKDSIYHSVNEMIRDILLKKEYKVVTLDNELREERNIIIGECRRVGNNFNQLIKNFNQKKLDYFTDKDIHFLKINIEQIKMLFGKIEENIKR from the coding sequence ATGTACAAAGGCGGCCGTCCCAACAAAGAAATAAAAAGAACTAAAGAGAAAAGAGTTTTATTTACAGAAGATGAATTCGAACAATTAAACAAGATGTTTAAAGATTCCATTTATCATAGTGTTAATGAAATGATACGAGATATTTTATTGAAAAAGGAATATAAAGTTGTTACACTAGATAATGAATTGAGAGAAGAAAGAAATATTATAATTGGAGAATGTAGGAGAGTTGGAAACAACTTCAATCAATTAATTAAAAATTTTAATCAAAAGAAGTTGGATTATTTCACTGATAAGGATATACATTTTTTAAAAATCAATATAGAACAGATTAAAATGCTATTTGGAAAGATTGAAGAAAATATTAAGAGGTAG
- a CDS encoding virulence-associated E family protein, giving the protein MKKNIQELYNTNTVSNTIFDKITNYINNKYRIRFNMISLDYEINLIDQSLWESLNLYSLLIELNKNGIEVNYNKLEIFIKSNLIERYNPIREFFLELPKWDTKVDHIENLASYVTTNDNNAFVYHFKKWLARAVICAMEKDKINKHCLVLANGDQHSGKSTYIQNLIPKKLSSYIAEDIGMDKDSRIKMCKNLIINLEELSVIGRTEVNFLKSLISKVFINERLPYERRAENLPRICSFIGSTNMVDFLTDETGSVRWIIFDVIGRIDFDYSKKVDIDKVWSQAYYLAYLDKQFEPELTQQDIIENELRNERYTSFTIEQEMVLKYFEKSDDLDYFNTPTDIMTKLLPLGLKLSREKIGKALSGYRFKRIKHPKKQVYGYLAQPKFHSSPFDLNNQ; this is encoded by the coding sequence ATGAAGAAAAACATTCAAGAACTGTATAATACTAATACAGTTTCAAATACAATATTTGATAAAATCACCAATTATATTAACAACAAGTACAGGATTCGATTTAACATGATTTCACTTGATTATGAAATCAATCTAATTGACCAATCATTATGGGAGTCTTTAAACCTATATTCTTTATTAATAGAATTGAATAAAAATGGAATTGAAGTTAACTACAACAAATTAGAAATTTTTATTAAAAGCAATTTAATTGAACGTTACAATCCCATAAGAGAGTTTTTTCTTGAATTACCCAAATGGGACACAAAAGTCGATCATATAGAAAATTTGGCTTCTTATGTTACAACAAATGACAATAATGCTTTTGTGTATCATTTTAAAAAATGGCTTGCCAGAGCAGTTATTTGTGCAATGGAAAAAGACAAAATAAACAAGCATTGTTTAGTGCTTGCGAACGGGGACCAACATTCGGGTAAGTCCACCTATATTCAAAACTTAATACCTAAAAAACTATCTAGCTACATAGCAGAGGATATTGGTATGGACAAAGATTCGCGAATTAAAATGTGTAAAAATTTAATTATCAATTTGGAAGAACTCTCCGTTATTGGAAGAACAGAAGTGAATTTCTTAAAATCATTAATTAGTAAGGTTTTTATAAATGAAAGGTTACCCTATGAAAGGCGAGCCGAAAATCTTCCTAGAATTTGTTCATTTATAGGATCAACCAATATGGTTGATTTTCTTACTGATGAAACAGGTTCAGTTCGTTGGATCATATTTGATGTAATTGGAAGAATTGATTTTGACTATTCTAAAAAGGTTGATATAGATAAAGTTTGGTCGCAGGCCTACTATTTAGCTTATTTAGACAAACAATTCGAACCTGAGTTAACACAACAAGATATAATTGAAAATGAACTAAGAAATGAGCGCTATACTTCTTTTACTATTGAACAGGAGATGGTGTTAAAATATTTCGAGAAATCGGATGATTTAGATTATTTCAACACTCCTACTGATATAATGACTAAGCTTTTACCATTAGGTCTTAAATTAAGTAGAGAGAAGATTGGTAAAGCCTTGTCGGGTTATAGGTTTAAGCGAATAAAGCATCCTAAGAAACAAGTTTATGGATATTTAGCACAACCAAAATTTCATTCTAGTCCCTTTGATCTTAATAATCAATAA